A part of Candidatus Zixiibacteriota bacterium genomic DNA contains:
- a CDS encoding sigma-70 family RNA polymerase sigma factor, producing the protein MKTDRRKTFEEDTFPHLEALRRTALWLTIHDSIAEDLVLNTMARAYDKWSYTYDLVSNKTRLFKVLTREFLGFGKERQKWYHSGQYLSENISVTSDPEAGNPRNSISVIEQLEQRLANGFSEKFVRHIIVRLRPQSRLILSLLYIGEFSYADIAFITDISRNSVRAILARVRKLIPEYMLEYAECLDKKAKKQPAFMWHGVESNVENTNVLSKRPILFFLKDTTDAAFAKLKNNIY; encoded by the coding sequence ATGAAAACAGACCGAAGGAAGACGTTTGAGGAAGATACATTTCCTCATCTTGAAGCACTCAGAAGAACTGCGTTGTGGCTAACCATTCATGATAGTATTGCTGAAGATCTGGTATTGAATACTATGGCACGTGCTTATGATAAGTGGTCTTACACTTATGATTTAGTCAGCAATAAGACACGGCTATTCAAGGTACTCACAAGAGAGTTCCTTGGTTTTGGAAAAGAAAGACAAAAGTGGTATCATTCAGGCCAATATCTGTCAGAGAACATCAGTGTAACTTCTGATCCCGAGGCGGGCAATCCGCGAAACAGTATCTCAGTAATTGAGCAGTTGGAACAGCGACTGGCGAACGGATTCTCAGAGAAATTCGTAAGGCATATTATTGTCCGTCTCAGACCGCAGTCCCGCCTAATATTGTCGCTTTTGTATATTGGGGAATTCTCATATGCGGATATTGCATTCATAACGGATATCTCAAGGAACTCAGTGCGGGCGATACTTGCCAGAGTTCGCAAATTGATTCCAGAATATATGCTTGAATATGCAGAGTGTTTAGACAAGAAAGCCAAAAAACAACCGGCTTTTATGTGGCATGGTGTCGAATCAAACGTCGAAAATACGAATGTCCTCTCAAAACGGCCAATTTTATTCTTTCTTAAAGATACGACAGACGCCGCATTTGCCAAATTGAAAAATAATATCTATTAG